The stretch of DNA CGTCCGAATTTTGACCCGGGCGTTGTTAGTTGTTATATGGCTGACTATAACCAGATTATTGCCGGACCGGGTAATTCTCTCTTACATGCCTGGGGGGATAATCGTAATATATTAAATCATGAAAACAATCCTGACGTATTTTTTAAGCAAACTGATTAACATTTTCTTTTTAGCATAATGATTAGCTTAAAATTTTTCTCATGAAAGGCGGAAGCAAAGGGAAGCAAAAGAACCGTCCCTTTGCTTCCCGCATTATCGCTCGTCCTTACCTAATTATTTAATCACATAAATCGAGCAACCTTTCTTTCGCCGCCTCGTTATCAAAAAAAGCCAGCTGAGATTCGGCATAGGCCATAACTTCTTCATAAAAAGTGCTGTTTTTCAAAAGCTCTTTAGCCAGTTTGACCGCCCCGTCAATGTCCTGGGAATCTACGCACAGTCTCGGGAAAAGTTTTTTTTGCGTATAAAAGTTATCCGGAGCAATACAAGGCATTCTTACAGCAGCACAGTCAAGGGCAAACCTCCCCCAAATCTGCCGGTAGTCCAGATGCAGCCCCATAAAGGAACAGTTTAACTGAGATATGTAATCTTCCCAGCGTGGTGTATAGTTAAAATAGATCGGCGGTATTTGCATATATTCTTTAATCATGTAGACATACTCTTTATCATCTTCACTCCATACATCGATAACCCCCGGCAGGCCGATTTCCGACAAGGCCGCTATATTGACAATGCCGTTACGGTTAAAGATTTTACCTGTGCCGCACCCCACGTGGATTTGTTGCTTTTTTTCAACGGGGGGACACAGTTCTTCCCGGACTCTCTTTAAGGGAAACGGAACGCCCACCAGTCCCACCGGCCTGTTGGTCAGGGGCTGTATGATGGGAATGTCGTACTCGTGCGTAACGCCCACTGCATCGGCTATATTTAAAAGCTCAATCAGTTTCACCTGCAGATCCCCCTGGAGAGAGGTGAAATGCTCCATTTCGCCATCAAAAAAAACTAAAACCCGGGCCGTCGACTGTCTTTTTATTTTTATACCCACATCAATTAGCGCATCGCGCACAGCCACCATAACCAGGTCAAATTCGCTGAAGTATTCATAAGGCAAATTGTAAAAACCGGCATCAAAAGCCCAGCCATTATAATGAATGCCTTTCATTACCGTAGCCCACTGGGTGATCCGGTTGACCTGTTCAGTGATAACTTTACCGTCTGAATCGCTCGGAGGCATTAAACTGACCAAACAGAACTTCATAATCTCACCTCACTCAATCAAGGCACTAGCTAATAAGGTTAAACAGCCTCTTTTTAGTTTCTTCATAACTAAAAAAGTCAAGCTGCGATTGGGCATAGGATACGGCTTCCTCATAAAACTTAGCATCAGACACCAGTTTCTTTATCAGCGTCACCGCCCTCTCAATATCGTGATGGGCTACGCACAGGCCTGGAAATAGTACCTTTTGCGTGTAAAAAGAGGGGGGCGCAACGCACGGCATCCTAACAGCGGCACATGCAATGGGGAATTTGCCCCAGGAATAACGGGAATCCAGGTGTAGGCCCAGGAGGGAATAATTAGCTTGGGTAATAAAGCGATCCCATTCTGAGTTGCTGAACCTGAATTTAATCTGAGGAAACGGCACGTATTTTCTAATGGACAGGATATATTCCATTTCTACAGGATCCTGTATATCCACCACACCCGGCAGCTCAATTTTAGACAGCGCCGCCAGGTTAACCAACGCGTTTCGGTTTTGATTGGGCACCGACTTTATGGTACTGCCAAGTTCGATTTCTTCCCGTTTTTGGACAGGCGGACACAGCTCGCCAACCCTTTTGAGCGGGAAAGGCAGACCAACCAGACCCACGGGCTTTGAAGTCAGTGTCTTGAAAAACGGAATGTTATTGTCGTGCAGCACCACCACAGCATCAACGGTATTTAAAAGTTTCACCATTTTGGCTTGCAGGTTGCGGGTAATATGAGTAGTAAAGTGATCAATTGGGGCATCAAGGAAAACCACCACTTTTGCCTTTGATCTTTCCTTAACCTTGATGCCCACCTCTATGGTTTCTTGTCGGAGGGCCACCATAACCAGGTCAATCTCGTTAAAATAATCGTAATCCAGACCGTACCCCCCTTGGTCAAAAAGCAGCGCGTTATATACCGTACCGCCCATTATTGTGGCCCAGGTATTGATGTTATTTTGTACTACTTTTCCATGGTCCGGATGATATAGTTCCATGTTTAGGAGACAAAACTTCACTGCACTTTACCCCCGGGGAATCGATTAAGAACCAAGTATAATTTCAAATTCATATGTTGTATTAACAGGACCCCCTTCTGTAGTCAGCGATATACTTATTGGGTCCGGCTGTGGACAACTTAATCGTTGTTGTGGCATTGCAGCTGTACCCTGCAGGCTTAAAGAAGGTATATCTGTTAGCACATTGGCAGTAAATGTAATTACATTACCCATTATTCCTACATTCCCATCATAAATAACTGTATTAATTGGTACTGTACCTGATTCCGTAACATTTTGGAGAGTAATACTAGGCCTTGGGTTACCATCAATTGTCCAATTCGTAATGAACCTGATATCATTGGGTAAAGGTGTGGGCAGATCTACAGTTACACCTACCCATTTTACTATAACCCTACTTTGGTTTATCTGATATTCATTAGGTAAAAAATCTGTTTCGTTCTCCTGGCATTCACTTAATTGGTTAAGGTTCTGGTCTTTATTCTCCCCCATTTTAATCGCTCCTTAAGTTTTTTTACTACAGTATATGCGCCATAATCATAATTTGTTAAAGATAGCTATTTAGAATTGGCCTTGAGCATTTAGATCAAACAGGTACATCCATCTCCTCCATCAAATCAATGAGCATAATTTCCTGCAGTTCTGACCGGTCAAGATGAGGCGACATGTCCTCAATGGGCCTGTTTACGACAAGTTTGGGATCTACACAGGTGGTTTGTTCCAACTTTACCTCGACAAAGGCCGGCCCCTCTGTTTTTAATGCCGTTTCAATAATATCCCGGGCGCTTGACCATGAGGCAATATTATAGGAAGGGATCCCGTAGGCCGCAGCCACCTTCCCGAGGTTAGGACAGCTATAACCTTTAACAGTAGACTGCTGCCGGCCGCCAAAGTATAGATCCTGAAACTGCCTGACCATACCAAGACACTGGTTGTTCATAACAAATATTTTAACGGGGAGGTTATGGTTCACAAAGGCATCAAGTTCTTGGATGTTCACTTGGATACCACCATCGCCGGCAATAATGATAACTTTCCTTTCCGGGGCGGACATGGCCGCTCCCAGCGCCGCCGGAAGTGCAAAACCCATGGCACCCATGCCGCCTGAAATCAACATCCGCTGCTTCTTTTTTAGACGAAAAGACTGCGCAGCCCACATTTGGTTCTGCCCAACATCAATGCAGATGATATCCCCTGCAGCGCAATACGAAGAGAGAATCTCCATAAAATGATTGGGATCTATGTTTTCAGCTTTACCTGGCTGAGCAAGGGTAGAATACTTTTCCTTGAACCCATTAATGGTTTGGTACCAGGGCGAAAAGTCAGGTTTTACGTATCCCTCCAGTTTAGCGTTAATTAAGGATAGAAACTCCCTGACGTTGCAATTAATCGCGGTATCCACCTGCACCTTGGCATTCAATTCCACCGGGTCTATATCAACATGAACCTTTTTGGCGGCCCGGGCAAATGTTTCCGGCCTGGTACCCGTCTGCCGGGTGTCCAGCCTGGAGCCCAGGATGAGCAGAAAATCGCTATTAGCCAGAGTAAGATTGCTGTAACGATTTCCATAGGACCCGATCATACCGAAAAAGGCTCGATTATCATGGGGCAAAGCATCAAGCCCCATTAATGAAGTGACCACCGGTATGCCGGTCTTCTCCACCAGCAAGCCAAATTCAGTGATGGCCCTGGCTGTTCTTACCCCCCCGCCGGCAAGAATTACTGGTCTCTTTGCTTCCTTGATGAGTTTTATCACCTCATCAATTATATTAGCTCCTTGTTTAAATATGTGTCCTATCTCTTCCGCATATAGCTTTTTATACTCCGCACTGTCCCAAAAACTGGCTAACTTGTCAGGCTCAATTTGGGCACGCTGTATATTCATAGGAATATCCAAAAGCACCGGGCCCGGCCTGCCGCTTCGGGCGATATAGATAGCTTTCTCCAGGTAGTACCTGATTTGTTCCGCATTGGTAACTAACTGCGCATATTTGGTAATAGGCTTTACCACACTAACAATATCGGTCTCCTGGAACCCAAGCTGGCGCACGGACCTGCCGAATTTGTATTCGTATGTGTTTACCTGTCCGGTTATAAACAGGCATGGGACCGAGTCAAAATAACAACTGCCAATCCCGGTCACCAGGTTCAACGCACCGGGACCGCTGGTGGCAATCGCCACTCCGAGGTTCCCGTTTATACGGGCGTAAGCCTCGGCGGCAAAAGCCGCCGATTGCTCATGATGCAGCGAGATACATTGGATATCATCTCTGGTATAAACGGAATCAAGAAGATGCGTTATGGCCCCGCCAATTAACTCAAAGACATGTGATACACCTTCTTGAACCAAGAAGTCAATAATATAATCAGATAGCTTCATATTCTAACAAGCCCCTTCTCACGGATACAGGTCCAGGTTTTCTCTAAACCATTGGACCGTTTTTTTGAGCCCGGTCTCAAGAGATGTAGCAGGAAACCAGCTGAGTTCTGTTCCAGCTTTATTCATATCGGCTACCCAAGAGCCCGGCTCGGGCCTCCGGTCATTTACTTTACCCCACATGGGCTCTAAACCGTTTCCGATAATTTTTATGATCATATCAACCACTTCGCCGATAGAATACTGTACCCCGCTCCCAACGTTGTAGATCTCTCCCCCAGATACAGGGACTGCTATTACTTTTAAAAAAGCATCTAGTACATCATCGATATAAATAAAATCCCTCACAGATTTTGGTGTAGAGAGTTTTGGAGGTTCTCCCCTGAGAAGTGATATTATTACGTGTGGTATGAGTCGCTGGGGATCGTCCCACGAGCCGTAAGGGGAAAATAGCCGCATTGTAATAATAGGCAGGCCCTTTTCAAGGGCCATGGAGCGGCAATAAAGAGTGGCTGCCGCTTTGGAAACTCCATAATCTCCTACCGGCTCAAGTATATCGCTCTCACGCATGGGGTTTTCCTTAATGCCGTATTCAGAAGAACTGCCCGTATTAATAAAATAATTAAACCCTATCTTTTCACAGGCTCTTAATAAATTGACAGTACCCATGAAGTTTGATTCGATGATGGCAGATGTTTCTCTCTGGGATTTAAATCCCCCATAGGTGGCCAGGTGGTAAATTACTTGTGGACCTATTTGAGCCACTGCTTTTTCTACAGCGCCGGCATCCCGCAAATCCACATCGTGGTTGGTCACATGTCCCAATAAGTCAACTATGCGCCACTTATTGGACTGACTCCGGGTAAATATATGCACATCAATCGGGGTGTGTCCTTTACCCTTGATCTTCATTTCTACCAACCGGCGGGTAAGGTAGGAACCGACAAACCCGGTGGCACCAGTAACCAACACGTTCATATGACACATCCTATTCTTTTCTCATTCAACTGGAAGATATGGTGATCCGCTTGTCTTTTATCAGGCGCTCCGCCAACCGTTTTCCATTTATAATGGACTGATCGCTCCAAAGATAGGCCCACTCACCGTAGCGCCCGATGCAGTGAACATCATGTTTTTCCAAGTAATCCAGCACAGCGGTCCGGCTTTCGGTGTGCTGATGGTGGTAAAGCACCTGGGCGTGTTTTACATCCTGACACTGGGCCAAAATAATCTGGTCTTCTTTACTGATAACGCCGATGGCAGTTAGGTCCTGGATGGTTTTTTCGAGGACGTGCTCCAGCGACATACCCAGTGGCTTGTATCGGGAATAATAGACTTCCGCCTGGAGACTGCCTGTTCCAGGTGGCGAGTTATCAGCAGAATACGCACTGGGAAAATGCACCCGACAAGGAAGAATATCTTCGTTATAAATGTAAAACCAGTGACAGTTGGCCAGATTTTCCCTCGCAACACCCAGATTGACCAGCACCACTGACGTGCAGGCCAGCCGGGCGGCCGCCTGCTTAATATCGGTCGGGCAGTCCTTAATGCTCTGCACCAGTACGGGAAGCGGCATTGAAGAAACCAGCGCCTCATAATAGCGTTCAAAGCCGTTTTTGAAAGTAATCTTCTTTTTTTGCACATCAAGCTCCACCAGCTCGTAGCCGTAATATGCTTTGGTTCCCTCCTGCAAACCCCTTAAAAAAGATTGAAAGCCTCCCCTCCCGGGATAACGAACAGTAGAAATATAATGGTTACTGTTAATTTCGCTGGACAAAGCCCCTTTAAGCACCTGCTCCAGGTCCGGGCGGTAAATCCGCTGTTCAATCCAGTTCGTCGTCATTTGTTCGGGTTCCACTGTCCAGTATTTCCGGGTATAGGCATAGGGAAAAGTCCTGGCGAACTTTTCCCCAAACCCGTCAATGAGCCACTGACCATAATTTTCCAGGGAGCCCGACCCGGACCGCTCCGCCTTTACAAAATCCAGAATACAGCTAACCACCAGATCAACCGGCAGGCCCTTTAAATTAGTCTGGACCGGATGACGGACCCAGTCCGAACCAAACCTGTTCAAAATCTTGGGGTAAATTTCATTGAGCCGGTCTTCTACACTTTCGGCAAAAAGTTCCTTAACGTAAACGTCTTTCGTAAAAGATGAGTGCGGTCCCTCATCAAAGATAAAGCCGTCAATCATATGGGAACGGCAGCGCCCGCCCCATGATGCCTCTTTTTCATAGATATCCGTTTGATGGTTAAAGTGTTGGGAAAAACTCAAGCCCGCAGGGCCCGCCCCTAAGGTCACTACGGCATGCATACCACTGGAACTCATTCAAATACCCCTTTGTTTCTACTTTAAATAAACTTCACCTTAAACTTTTATAACCTGCCTTCTTTTTCCATCTTTTCCATTGCCTTTGTAATGAAGGTGTCAATATCATAAAAATACTCCTCAAATTCATGAATTTCCTTATCACTCCAGTCCCACCAACGGATTCTAAGCAAGGCTTTAATTTGTTCTTCTGAAAACCTGTAGCCCGCAATTCTGGCCGGGTTTCCGAATGCAATGGCATAAGGGGGTACATCCTTTCTGACTACGGAACCAGCTCCGATAAAGGCACCATCTCCTATGGTTACACCTGACATGATTACGGAATTATACATCACCAAAACATCGTTACCAATAATGGTTGGGCCATTTGAATAACAGTCCTTAATAAGCCCTTCGATTTTATGAAAATATAAAATCGACAGAGGATAACCAGCTACATTATTGGAATAGTGCTCCATACCTGAAAACACTTTGACCCCCGATGCCAAACCGCTAAATTTTCCGATCTTGATCACTTCACTGGGCAAGGGAGTAGTGATAAAAGGGTTAAACGATGCAGAAAGACTATGTTCCCCGACAGTAATAATGGCCATCATTTCACTCCTTTAACTAACACTCAGGTAATATTACTTATTTCACTTTTGCCCGCTACTTTTTACTAATCAATTGTGATATTTAATCATTTATTTAAAAGACTTATAATCTGCCCTCTTTTTCCATCTTTTCCAGTGCCCTTGCAATAAATGTATCAACATCCCCGGCGAAATACTCTTTAAACGCAAATAATTCCTCAAAACTCCAATCCCACCATCTTATTCTCAGCAAGGCCTTGATTTGTTCCTCCGAAAACCTGTAGCCGGCGATCCGCCCCGGATTGCCCAAAACGATGGCATAAGGAGGCACATCCTTTCTAACTACCGCACCGGCTCCGATAAAAGCGCCGTCACCTACTTTTATACCTGATAAAATCGTGGCATTATACGAAATCAAAACATCGTTCCCTATAATGGTCGGACCCTTGGTATATATATCTTTTCGGTAACATTTGAGGAAATCACCTAAAAAATCTTTATTAGCGCCTGGTTCTTTTACACTATGATCTATAAGATTAAGCACAGAATTCATGGGAGAGCAGGCTATATTTTCATAATAGTGTTCACCGCCCCCCAATATTTTTGCCCCTACGGACATACCGCTATATTTTCCCACTCTAATTTCATCATCCGGACCAAAGATAAAATAATGGTAAAATGGCACCACCGCTGAATTTTCCCCAATAATAGCTAACACATTTTCCACCCCATTTACTGATTAAAATTTATATGAGCTTTTGGATATACTGCACGGCCTCGTCCACTGTACGAATTTTCTCCACGTCCTCATCAGATATAACTATGTCAAACTCTTCTTCTAAAGCAATCATTAGTTCAACAAAATCTAAAGATTCGATACCTAGATCATCCATAAAGGACGTTTCGCTTTTTATTTCGGCTTCGTCTTTATGGAACTGCTGAACAAGAATCAATTTTACCTTATCAAATACTTGCATCATTAAATTCCTCCTCGTTCACCATTTCATGGCTACCCCGCCCCAGGTCATACCTGCGCCGAAGGATACCATTAGTATGTGGTCTCCTTTCTTAATCCTACCATTGCGCAATGCCTCTTCCAGGGCAATGGGAATGGAAGCTGTAGAAGTGTTACCATAACGGTCGACATTAATCAGCACTTTTTCGGCGGGCAAGTCAAGTCTCTTGGCCACAGCTTCAATAATTTTTATGTTAGCCTGGTGGGGAATGAAAAAGTCCAGCTCCGATTTTTTTAGACCGGCGGCCACCAGTACCTCTTGAGCCACTTTTCCCATGGCCTTGACCGCTAGTTTAAAAACTTCATGTCCGTTCATTTGGATACAGTGGAGTTTGCTATCCACAGTTTCCCTGGTGGGCGGATGTCTTGATCCTCCCCCAGGCAGTGTCAGGTGCGGCCCGGCGGCACCGTCGGACCAAAGCTTGAAGGCCAGAATACCGCTGTCCTCCGGTACGGGTTTTAAAACAACAGCGCCGGCGCCATCACCAAAAAGAACACAGGTGCTGCGGTCTTCCCAATTGACAAACCTGGATGGTATATCTGACCCGATCACCAGAACCGTACGGTAGGAGCCGGTGGCAATAAATTGGCTGGCCACGGGCAGGGCATAGATAAAACCGGTGCAGCCTGCGGCCAGATCGAAGGCTCCGGCGTTTTTAGCACCGATCCGGTCCTGCACTAAACAGGCGGTAGCGGGGAAAGGCATATCAGGAGTACTGGTGGCGACAATAACCAGGTCCACTTGTTCCGGCGTCACTCCAGCATTAGCCATAGCCCGCACTGCCGCGGTGGTGGATAAGTCCGATGTGGCCTCCCCGGGAGAAACAATGTGTCTCTCCCTAATTCCCGACCGGGAAACAATCCACTCATCGCTGGTGGCCACCATTTTTTCTAAATCGGCGTTAGTAAGCACCCGGTCCGGCACGCAAACTCCAATGCCGGCGATTCCGGCGTTAATCAATTTATCCGGCAAAGTTAACCACCCACCTTAAACGCACCTAAAAATGCTTCTCGGTATAAGGGAATAACCTTTTCTGGCCGTAAGTCGTTGACTCTGGCCAACTGACGATTAATTATTTCCTCCCGTTTAGCCTGGTCGCTAATTATTGTGTCCAAGAATCTAGCTGTTTCCCGTATATCTTTGTCCCTTATCAGGCAACCGGCACCGCCCAGCACCTCTTGCACGGCTGCCTGTTCAAAAGCAATAATCGGCACTCTCAGATACATGCCTGCTGTTAGCGGTCCAAAAAGTGCTTCGTATTCGCTCATACATAAAAAAGCCTGAGATAGCCGGTAGTAAGCTAGAAGCTGTTGAGGGGAAACCCGGCCGGTAAGAAAGACATTTTTTATCTGCAGTTCTTTAATTAAAGCCAACAGCTGCTGACTGTACCAGGGGTGAGCTGAATAGTTTCCCACTAAAAACAAACGAGATTTGGAATTAAGTTTTTTATGGTAATAATTAAAAATCGATATAATATCTTCTAATTTTTTATCCGGAGTTATCTGACCAACAAATAGTAGGTTGGTGTGGTCGTCCGTATTCTTCTGCATTAACCGGGCATCGGGCTCCTGGTCGTAGTCCTTTGGGTCTACCGGCAAGGGCAATACCATAGTCCGCTCATAGCCCGCCCTGTGCAATTCTTTTTCTAGATGTTTTGTGGTAGTAAAAGCATAGGTAAAATGTTTTTTCAGGGCTGCCAGTTCTTTTTGCCTGGCCAGCGACTGGTGCTGTTCCGGGCGGTTAGTATAATACTCCGGGGGCGTAATCCCATGGTAAAAAAGCACTATGTTTTTTGCTTTTATTTCATCTAGAGTTTTAGTTGGATGGGACCCTAAAAGCATATGGTAAATAATATGCTCTCTTTCTTCCAGCTGAGTGGTATCAGCCAAAACACTTGTATTAAAACCTATATCTTTAATTATTTTTTGCAAAAGCACAACGATATGGCTAATACCATCGCTATACCGCTTAGAAGGGGTAAGTTGGTCTATTCGCATCGCACGCCCTCCATTGTTTTTATAACTCTCCAATTGTCATGTAAGAGTGTTTTTTAAATAAGAAGATCAAATAGTCTTTTTTTCGCCGCCTCATTATCAAAAAAGGCCAGCTGAGATTCAGCATAGTCCATCACTTCTTCATAAAAACTGTTATTCTGTACCAACTTTTTGGCTAACTTAACTACTCCGTCAATATCCTGGAAATCAACACAAAGGCGCGGGAAAAGTATTTTTTGCGTGTAGAAATTATCCGGAGCTATGCAAGGTATATTTACCGCGGCACAATCAAGGGCAAACCTCCCCCATACCTGGCGGTAATCCAGGTGCAGGCCCAGCAAGCAGTTGTTCAACGAGGCTATATAGTCTTCCCAGCGAGGGGTGTGGTTGAAATAAACCGGCGGTAGCGGCAGGTAATTTTTAAGCTGATGCACATATTCTATATCCTCGCGGGCCCATACATCGACGACTCCCGGCAGGCCGATTTCCGACAGAGCTGCCAGGTTGACAATGCCATTGCGATGTATAGCCCCCAAACGGATTACCGTTTTTTTTTCCACCAGGGGACAAAGTTCTTCCCGGACTCTTTTTAAGGGAAACGGAAGGCCGAGCAGCCCTACCGGTCTGGTGGTCAGGGTCTTGATGATAGGGATGTCGTTTTCATGGCTGACACCTACCGCATCGGCTATATTAATCAGCTCAATTAATTGCACCTGCTGGTGCCCGTGGAGTTGTGAGATAAAATACTCCATCTCGCCATCTAACAAAACAACGACCCGGGCCGTGGACTGCTTTTTTATTTTTAAGCCGGCTGCAATGGTTTCATAGCGCACAGCTACCATTACCAGGTCATATTCACTGAAGAACTCATAGGGTAAGCCATAAAGGCCAAGGTCAAAAGCAAAGCCGTTGAAATAAGTTCCCTGCATTACCGTAGCCCACTGGGTAAGCCGGTTGACCTCCTCGGTGAAAATTTTGCCGTCTGATTCACTCATAGCCATCAAACCGATCAAACAGAACTTCATGATTTCACCTCGTTAGCTGACCAGGTTAAGCAGTCTTTCTTTCGCCGCCTCGTTACTAAAAAAGGCCAGCTGGGATTCGGCATAGGAAATTGTTTCTTCATAAAAACTGTTATTTTTTATAAGCTTTTGGGCCAGTTTAACCGTTCTGTCAATATCCTGGTAATTA from Desulfoscipio gibsoniae DSM 7213 encodes:
- a CDS encoding beta-ketoacyl-ACP synthase III, which gives rise to MPDKLINAGIAGIGVCVPDRVLTNADLEKMVATSDEWIVSRSGIRERHIVSPGEATSDLSTTAAVRAMANAGVTPEQVDLVIVATSTPDMPFPATACLVQDRIGAKNAGAFDLAAGCTGFIYALPVASQFIATGSYRTVLVIGSDIPSRFVNWEDRSTCVLFGDGAGAVVLKPVPEDSGILAFKLWSDGAAGPHLTLPGGGSRHPPTRETVDSKLHCIQMNGHEVFKLAVKAMGKVAQEVLVAAGLKKSELDFFIPHQANIKIIEAVAKRLDLPAEKVLINVDRYGNTSTASIPIALEEALRNGRIKKGDHILMVSFGAGMTWGGVAMKW
- a CDS encoding CatB-related O-acetyltransferase, giving the protein MLAIIGENSAVVPFYHYFIFGPDDEIRVGKYSGMSVGAKILGGGEHYYENIACSPMNSVLNLIDHSVKEPGANKDFLGDFLKCYRKDIYTKGPTIIGNDVLISYNATILSGIKVGDGAFIGAGAVVRKDVPPYAIVLGNPGRIAGYRFSEEQIKALLRIRWWDWSFEELFAFKEYFAGDVDTFIARALEKMEKEGRL
- a CDS encoding NAD-dependent epimerase/dehydratase family protein gives rise to the protein MNVLVTGATGFVGSYLTRRLVEMKIKGKGHTPIDVHIFTRSQSNKWRIVDLLGHVTNHDVDLRDAGAVEKAVAQIGPQVIYHLATYGGFKSQRETSAIIESNFMGTVNLLRACEKIGFNYFINTGSSSEYGIKENPMRESDILEPVGDYGVSKAAATLYCRSMALEKGLPIITMRLFSPYGSWDDPQRLIPHVIISLLRGEPPKLSTPKSVRDFIYIDDVLDAFLKVIAVPVSGGEIYNVGSGVQYSIGEVVDMIIKIIGNGLEPMWGKVNDRRPEPGSWVADMNKAGTELSWFPATSLETGLKKTVQWFRENLDLYP
- a CDS encoding protoporphyrinogen/coproporphyrinogen oxidase — protein: MSSSGMHAVVTLGAGPAGLSFSQHFNHQTDIYEKEASWGGRCRSHMIDGFIFDEGPHSSFTKDVYVKELFAESVEDRLNEIYPKILNRFGSDWVRHPVQTNLKGLPVDLVVSCILDFVKAERSGSGSLENYGQWLIDGFGEKFARTFPYAYTRKYWTVEPEQMTTNWIEQRIYRPDLEQVLKGALSSEINSNHYISTVRYPGRGGFQSFLRGLQEGTKAYYGYELVELDVQKKKITFKNGFERYYEALVSSMPLPVLVQSIKDCPTDIKQAAARLACTSVVLVNLGVARENLANCHWFYIYNEDILPCRVHFPSAYSADNSPPGTGSLQAEVYYSRYKPLGMSLEHVLEKTIQDLTAIGVISKEDQIILAQCQDVKHAQVLYHHQHTESRTAVLDYLEKHDVHCIGRYGEWAYLWSDQSIINGKRLAERLIKDKRITISSS
- the acpP gene encoding acyl carrier protein — its product is MMQVFDKVKLILVQQFHKDEAEIKSETSFMDDLGIESLDFVELMIALEEEFDIVISDEDVEKIRTVDEAVQYIQKLI
- a CDS encoding CatB-related O-acetyltransferase, giving the protein MAIITVGEHSLSASFNPFITTPLPSEVIKIGKFSGLASGVKVFSGMEHYSNNVAGYPLSILYFHKIEGLIKDCYSNGPTIIGNDVLVMYNSVIMSGVTIGDGAFIGAGSVVRKDVPPYAIAFGNPARIAGYRFSEEQIKALLRIRWWDWSDKEIHEFEEYFYDIDTFITKAMEKMEKEGRL
- a CDS encoding thiamine pyrophosphate-binding protein; its protein translation is MKLSDYIIDFLVQEGVSHVFELIGGAITHLLDSVYTRDDIQCISLHHEQSAAFAAEAYARINGNLGVAIATSGPGALNLVTGIGSCYFDSVPCLFITGQVNTYEYKFGRSVRQLGFQETDIVSVVKPITKYAQLVTNAEQIRYYLEKAIYIARSGRPGPVLLDIPMNIQRAQIEPDKLASFWDSAEYKKLYAEEIGHIFKQGANIIDEVIKLIKEAKRPVILAGGGVRTARAITEFGLLVEKTGIPVVTSLMGLDALPHDNRAFFGMIGSYGNRYSNLTLANSDFLLILGSRLDTRQTGTRPETFARAAKKVHVDIDPVELNAKVQVDTAINCNVREFLSLINAKLEGYVKPDFSPWYQTINGFKEKYSTLAQPGKAENIDPNHFMEILSSYCAAGDIICIDVGQNQMWAAQSFRLKKKQRMLISGGMGAMGFALPAALGAAMSAPERKVIIIAGDGGIQVNIQELDAFVNHNLPVKIFVMNNQCLGMVRQFQDLYFGGRQQSTVKGYSCPNLGKVAAAYGIPSYNIASWSSARDIIETALKTEGPAFVEVKLEQTTCVDPKLVVNRPIEDMSPHLDRSELQEIMLIDLMEEMDVPV
- a CDS encoding glycosyltransferase; translation: MRIDQLTPSKRYSDGISHIVVLLQKIIKDIGFNTSVLADTTQLEEREHIIYHMLLGSHPTKTLDEIKAKNIVLFYHGITPPEYYTNRPEQHQSLARQKELAALKKHFTYAFTTTKHLEKELHRAGYERTMVLPLPVDPKDYDQEPDARLMQKNTDDHTNLLFVGQITPDKKLEDIISIFNYYHKKLNSKSRLFLVGNYSAHPWYSQQLLALIKELQIKNVFLTGRVSPQQLLAYYRLSQAFLCMSEYEALFGPLTAGMYLRVPIIAFEQAAVQEVLGGAGCLIRDKDIRETARFLDTIISDQAKREEIINRQLARVNDLRPEKVIPLYREAFLGAFKVGG